The genomic DNA GACATCCTCATAATATTAACGATTTTTCAAATTTATCTATCGTAACTCTAAATATATTAACGATTCGACATAGAATATCGATTTACAAAAAATAAAAAACAAAAAGAGAGGCCACCCAAAAGGACAGCCTCTCTTTTCTTAACATCAATTAAAATTTAAACTCTTGTCCAACTTCAAAGCTATCTTCTAATACAAGAATACCTTTTTCTTGTGGAGCATCTGGAAGCTCTAATTCACGTGCAGAGCAGATCATTCCAGAAGAAGGAACACCGCGAAGCTCAGCTGGCTTGATTAACATACCGTTTGGCATTACAGCGCCGATCTTTGCAACGACAACTTTTTGTCCTGCATCAACGTTCGGTGCGCCACATACGATTTGTAATGTTTCTGTACCGATTTCTACTTTACAAATGTTTAGCTTATCAGCATTTGGATGTTTTTCTTTTTCCGCTACATAACCTACAACAAATTTTGGAGAAAGATCTGCTTCTACTGTTTCTTCAAAGCCGTTCTTCGCTAAAATTTCGTTGATTTTTTCTACAAGTTCTTTCGTTAATGTAAGGTTACCTGTTTCTGTTACTTCTAAGTAAGAAGATGCATTAAAGATGTTGAATCCTGCTGTTTCGTTGCTTTCACGATCGTATACGCGAGCAACATCTCCTTTGCGATCAAAAGTACGGTTCTCTAAAGTAATATCTTGTAAGGCAACAATTAAAGTGTCACCAATTCCTTCAAGGTTGTAAAAAACGTTCACTTCGTTCATCCTTTCTCTTTTCCATCTGTCTTCTTCCGATTCTTCGCTAAAATAAAGATTGGTTCAAAGTCCCCATCTTCATATACGAATGAAAGTGATGTAATCGGAACATGCCCTTCGGCAAAAAATTTCATTGTCATTTGTGCAATAATATCATAACCGATTTCGTTGACGATATCAGCAATAATTAATACATCTTGGTGAGGAACAGCAACAACCATGTCACCAGAAATCTTTTCACGCATCGATTGTAGTAACGATTCGTTTAAAATACGAGTCGCATCATACCCATCATTTGTGTTTAAAAAGTAGAATGTATTACCTGCTACTGTGTCCTGCTTAAATTCATAACCTAATGAGCGAGCATTGAATAATGCCATTTCACGTACTTGTTGTTCTGTAAGCTCTAACTTTTGTAATAAACGCTCATCAATTAGTCGATACGTTTTATTAGAATCTAGCGCGTAGTAAATACGTGTTTCCGCCGTATGATCCGTCATAATAAACGGATTTCCTTCTTCTGCTTGTTTCGGGAAAGAAGTAGAGCGAATAACAGGTAAAATTTTTGCTGCGCTATTTTCTTCTTTATGCATCGCAATTAACGCTTCTTGTACGTAATAGGCAACCTCTTCAATTGCTTTTTCTTTATTCACTTCCCATTTTGCCACAACGCCTGGAAGCGATACGTTAATACCTTTTTTCGAGTCTTTCTGTTCTATACGTAGAACCTCTTTCTCGCTATCATACTGAAAGTCCCATTCCGGGCGAGATAATTTCTTCATTAACTCGTCTTTCATCTTTTTACTTGTCATCTTCATCTCTTTTTCCTCCCTTCCAAAAAAATAACCTCCCCCGCGAAGGTAGAGGTTGTTTTACAATTCAATTGGCAAATTGCCTTATTTTAAACCTTCAATGAACTCTTCGATTTGTTCTTGTGTTTTACGATCTTTGTTTACATAGCGACCTGTTTCTTCACCTTTATTGTACGCTACAAAGCTCGGAATGCCAAATACGTCTAATTTGACGCATAGATCAATAAACTCATCACGATCTACATAGTAAAATGAGAAATCACTATATTTCTCTTCTACTTCTGGCATAAATGGGTCTACAAAACGGCAGTCTGGGCACCATTCTGCTGAGAACATAAAGACTACATTCTCTTCATTTTTTAATTGTTGGAATTGCTCCATGCTTTCTAATGATTTCATCTATATTTCCTCCTCTAACGAGTGCATTTTTTCATGTTATAATCTTTCTTTTATACTACCATACATCGCGCACGGTGCAAGGTTTATGCTTGCTTTTCGTCATACTTATATTGCCCAACAAGTAACTTAACAACGTGTACAAATAATTCCGTGCGATCAACATAATCATCTGTAAAAATACCGATTGCACCTTCGTGACTACGAATATCTTTTCTCTGTACAAACTCTTCCATCACTTCACTTAACTCCTTGCCCTCTTCAAGAGGTGCTAAAAAATCATCCGGTAACGTAATACGTGCCCCGCCGGCAACAAATATTTTACCATCACTTGTTGCTAGCGCGCCCCAATTACACATAAATAAACCGTACTCCGTTTTCATCACGCCGCCTTCTAGCCCAATACCAATTTGAGCTTCTCCTTCTTGAAGCGCTTGCTTCGCTCTATTAACAGCTCCTTGCATCGTCTCTTCATCTGAAAACGGCTGGTTTGCTACCCCTGAAGGAACAGAAAGAGACGTAATTTCGGCATCACTCCAAACCTTCTCCACAGCTCCAACTTTCGTTTTATTCTTCGATCCAACTACTACCTTCATTTCGTTCACCTCTATAAAAATTTATCATTTTGTTCTAACATCCGCTTCGGGTACGAATTAGGCACCAACCACTATCACACACCACCGGGGAATCCCTTCTACCTATAAAAGAAGGTGAATTTCCACAATATTACTGGTTCTAAACACAAAAACAGACTTCTTCTTTCTTCCTACCCGCGGTCTTAACACATCATTCGAGCACACGTTAGGCACTGACCACCACCACACGCCGATGGGTTATCTCTTCAATCCAAAAAAAGAAAGGCTCTTCAGCCCTTCTTCCTTACGCGTTATTCTTAATTGTCTCTAACGTCGTTTTATCCGTTGCTCTTACAAGCTTCGTAATTAGTTCTTTTGCTGCTGCATAATCATCAACATGTAAAATAGAAGCATGTGTATGAATGTAACGTGCGCAAACACCAATTACTGCTGATGGGATACCTGAGTTACTTGTATGTACACGTCCCGCATCTGTACCGCCTTGTGAAATAAAGTATTGGTACGGAATGTTGTGTGTTTCTGCTGTATCTAAAATGAATTCACGCATTCCTCTATGTGTTACCATCGTACGATCGTAAATACGAAGAAGAGCACCTTTTCCTAATTGACCGAACTGCGTTTTATCACCAGATGCATCGTTTGCTGGACTTGCATCAAGCGCATAGAAAATATCTGGTTGAATCATATTTGCAGCAGTTTGTGCACCGCGAAGACCAACTTCTTCTTGTACAGTCGCTCCAGAGTATAATGTGTTTGGTAATGTTTCGTCTTTTAATTCTTTTAGTAATTCGATTGCAAGGCCACATCCGTAACGGTTGTCCCAAGCTTTCGCCATAATTTTCTTTTCGTTTGCCATCGGCGTAAACGGGCAGATTGGCACGATTTGTTGTCCTGGTTTTACACCAATTTCAATCGCATCTTCATAGCTATCTGCACCTATATCAATTAACATGTTTTTTATATCCATCGGTTTTGCACGTTGCGCGTCACTTAATAAATGAGGAGGGATAGACCCAACAACCCCAATAACAGGACCATTCTTCGTCATCACTTGTACGCGCTGCGCTAATAGAACTTGGCTCCACCAGCCGCCTAATGGTTGAAAACGAAGCATTCCGTTTTTCGTAATTTGCGTAATCATGAAACCTACTTCATCCATATGACCTGCTACAAGAACACGTGGGCCAGTTTCGTCCCCTTTTTTCAGACCAAATACGCTACCTAAACCGTCTTGTACAATTTCATCAGCATATTTGCTTAATTCTTGCTTCATAAAACGGCGTACATCATGTTCAAAACCTGACGCACCTTGTAATTCTGTTAACGTACGAAATAATTGTAATGTCTCTTTATTCACGAAGTCCCCTTCTTTCAAACCTTAGTAGAATACCTCTTTTATTGTAACGAAATTTTCGAAATGTTTCTAGTTTCTTCTTTTTTAACTGTATTTGCTTTATAATTATTATCGGTACACTATTTTTATTTTATAGAATTGAGGTGAATATATGAGCTGGAAAGGTTTAGTAGCAGGTCTTGGCGTTGGGTTCGCAGCTGGTTATTTCGTTGCAAACAAAGTACAAGAACAATCCCATATTTCTTCAGAAAAAGCATTGAAAATGGTGAAACAAGCATTAAGTCATAAAGGTGAAATTACTGGCTCTTGGGTACATATGGTTCCAGAGACATTTGAAAAATATGATGTCGCATACGAAGTTTATCGCGGCGGTCTTACAACAATGTTAGATGATATACAAGAACGATTTGAATTTTTAGTTGATGCTAAAACAGGTACTGTTTTAGAGGTTATAGCAGCATAAAAAGGAGGGTTCCCATTAGGTGAACCTCTTATTTTTTAATTGTAGATAGTGATTGAAATTTATCGGTGATTTTTCAAATATATTAGCGCAACTCATTTTATATCGGCGATTTTCTAATTTTATCGGCGTAACTCGATTTATATCAGCGATTACCCCATTTTATCGAATTACCGGCAAAAGCCGACATTAAAAAAGAGGCTGCTCCAACAAATATTCTGGAACAACCTCCTATTTTTATGCTTCTATACTCGTTTTTCTCTCTATCTTTTCTACAATATGCCCTTCCTCATTCCACTTTACTGCACGGTAATATGCGTCATGGTAAAACGTAAACCATGCATCTTTTTCAGCGCCGTACTTCATCCACTTTTGCTTATTCTCAATGGATGTCATCGGATAATCATCATAAGCCATTACCCATAATACATTTTGATGTGCGTGCGTCGGCAATAGGTCTGCTAAATGCAGCATCGTTTCCCCTTTGCTTTCTAAAGCAATAACTGCATGTCCATCACTGTGACCGCCTGTATGCGCCATTTTTATTTCATTCGTAATTTCTATTTCTTGCTGAAACGTAACAACTTGATCTACAATCGGCTCCCAATTTTCCTTCCAATACGTATTACGGGATCTAATATTTGGGTGCCTCATTTCATTCCACTCTATTTCACTTACATAAACTTTCGCATTCGGAAACGTTGGTACAAGTTGATCACCTTCCCATTTCGTTAAACCAGATGCATGATCAAAATGAAGATGCGTCATTAAAACGTAGCGAATATCTTCAGGCTTTAATCCTAGTTTTTCTAATGATTCATAAACCGTTGATTCTTCCGTTACACCTTGATTTCGTTTCATCTTCTCATTCAATTTACCGTTTCCTATTCCAGAATCAATGAGCATATTACCGTCTTTCGTTTGCAAAAGTAACGGATCTGTTCGTAAATAAATATGATTTGTATCATTATGTTTATATTTACGTGACCAAAGTACTTTCGGTACAACGCCAAACATTGCTCCTCCATCTAAATGTGTGTTCCCGCCCTTTAGCCACGTCACTTTTATATCTCCAATTTGTAACTGTTCCATTTTTCATCCCCCTTTTCTTTCAATACTAACATAAAATTCTGATTATTTTAGATACAAAAAAACCTACGCATTACTGCATAGGCTCTGTGCGATATTTTGCTTCTACTCGGTAAATACGATGACCTTTACTAGAGAATTTCTCTTCGTATTCAGTCATGATGTTA from Bacillus basilensis includes the following:
- the ytpR gene encoding YtpR family tRNA-binding protein, whose amino-acid sequence is MNEVNVFYNLEGIGDTLIVALQDITLENRTFDRKGDVARVYDRESNETAGFNIFNASSYLEVTETGNLTLTKELVEKINEILAKNGFEETVEADLSPKFVVGYVAEKEKHPNADKLNICKVEIGTETLQIVCGAPNVDAGQKVVVAKIGAVMPNGMLIKPAELRGVPSSGMICSARELELPDAPQEKGILVLEDSFEVGQEFKF
- a CDS encoding DUF1444 domain-containing protein yields the protein MKMTSKKMKDELMKKLSRPEWDFQYDSEKEVLRIEQKDSKKGINVSLPGVVAKWEVNKEKAIEEVAYYVQEALIAMHKEENSAAKILPVIRSTSFPKQAEEGNPFIMTDHTAETRIYYALDSNKTYRLIDERLLQKLELTEQQVREMALFNARSLGYEFKQDTVAGNTFYFLNTNDGYDATRILNESLLQSMREKISGDMVVAVPHQDVLIIADIVNEIGYDIIAQMTMKFFAEGHVPITSLSFVYEDGDFEPIFILAKNRKKTDGKEKG
- a CDS encoding thioredoxin family protein, producing the protein MKSLESMEQFQQLKNEENVVFMFSAEWCPDCRFVDPFMPEVEEKYSDFSFYYVDRDEFIDLCVKLDVFGIPSFVAYNKGEETGRYVNKDRKTQEQIEEFIEGLK
- a CDS encoding DUF84 family protein, yielding MKVVVGSKNKTKVGAVEKVWSDAEITSLSVPSGVANQPFSDEETMQGAVNRAKQALQEGEAQIGIGLEGGVMKTEYGLFMCNWGALATSDGKIFVAGGARITLPDDFLAPLEEGKELSEVMEEFVQRKDIRSHEGAIGIFTDDYVDRTELFVHVVKLLVGQYKYDEKQA
- a CDS encoding M42 family metallopeptidase, with amino-acid sequence MNKETLQLFRTLTELQGASGFEHDVRRFMKQELSKYADEIVQDGLGSVFGLKKGDETGPRVLVAGHMDEVGFMITQITKNGMLRFQPLGGWWSQVLLAQRVQVMTKNGPVIGVVGSIPPHLLSDAQRAKPMDIKNMLIDIGADSYEDAIEIGVKPGQQIVPICPFTPMANEKKIMAKAWDNRYGCGLAIELLKELKDETLPNTLYSGATVQEEVGLRGAQTAANMIQPDIFYALDASPANDASGDKTQFGQLGKGALLRIYDRTMVTHRGMREFILDTAETHNIPYQYFISQGGTDAGRVHTSNSGIPSAVIGVCARYIHTHASILHVDDYAAAKELITKLVRATDKTTLETIKNNA
- a CDS encoding PepSY domain-containing protein yields the protein MSWKGLVAGLGVGFAAGYFVANKVQEQSHISSEKALKMVKQALSHKGEITGSWVHMVPETFEKYDVAYEVYRGGLTTMLDDIQERFEFLVDAKTGTVLEVIAA
- a CDS encoding MBL fold metallo-hydrolase, translated to MEQLQIGDIKVTWLKGGNTHLDGGAMFGVVPKVLWSRKYKHNDTNHIYLRTDPLLLQTKDGNMLIDSGIGNGKLNEKMKRNQGVTEESTVYESLEKLGLKPEDIRYVLMTHLHFDHASGLTKWEGDQLVPTFPNAKVYVSEIEWNEMRHPNIRSRNTYWKENWEPIVDQVVTFQQEIEITNEIKMAHTGGHSDGHAVIALESKGETMLHLADLLPTHAHQNVLWVMAYDDYPMTSIENKQKWMKYGAEKDAWFTFYHDAYYRAVKWNEEGHIVEKIERKTSIEA